In one window of Melospiza melodia melodia isolate bMelMel2 chromosome 21, bMelMel2.pri, whole genome shotgun sequence DNA:
- the ABR gene encoding active breakpoint cluster region-related protein isoform X2, with product MEEEEEAIGYLDKVLEDEDDSEPGTPTSPVSPFSAGDKGERDAGKGLEMRKLVLSGFLASEEIYINQLEALLLPMKPLKATATTSQPVLTLQQIETIFYKIQDIYEIHKEFYDSLCPKVQQWDSNVTMGHLFQKLASQLGVYKAFVDNYKIALETAEKCSQSNYQFQKISEELKVKGPKDSKESHTSVTMEALLYKPIDRVTRSTLVLHDLLKHTPADHPDYPLLQDALRISQNFLSSINEDIDPRRTAVTTPKGETRQLVKDGFLVELSEGSRKLRHVFLFTDVLLCAKLKKTAVGKHQQYDCKWYVPLADLVFPSPEESEHCPQVHVIPDHELEDMKMKISAIKSEVQKEKANKGQSRAIERLKKKMFENEFWLLLNSPAIPFRIHNRNGKSYLFLLSSDYERSEWREAIQRLQKKDLQAFVLSSVELQVLTGSCFKLRTVHNIPVTSNKDDDESPGLYGFLHVIVHSAKGFKQSANLYCTLEVDSFGYFVSKAKTRVFRDTTEPQWNEEFEIELEGSQSLRILCYEKCYDKTKLNKDNNEIVDKIMGKGQIQLDPQAVQTKNWHMDVIEMNGIKVEFSMKFTSRDMSLKRTPSKKQTGVFGVKISVVTKRERSKVPYIVRQCVEEVEKRGIEEVGIYRISGVATDIQALKAVFDANNKDILVMLSDMDINAIAGTLKLYFRELPEPLLTDRLYPAFMEGIALSDPAAKENCMMHLLRSLPDPNLITFLFLLEHLKRVAEKEPINKMSLHNLATVFGPTLLRPSEGESKAHLTLASDIWSHDVMAQVQVLLYYLQHPPISFSELKRNTLYFSTDV from the exons atggaggaggaagaggaggccaTAGGGTACCTGGATAAAGTGCTGGAGGATGAAGATGACTCTGAGCCGGGAACCCCCACCAGCCCCGTGTCTCCGTTTTCGGCCGGCGACAAG GGCGAGCGGGACGCTGGCAAAGGCCTGGAGATGCGGAAGTTGGTGCTGTCCGGTTTCCTGGCCAGCGAGGAGATCTACATCAACCAGCTGGAGGCCCTCTTGTtg CCCATGAAGCCACTGAAGGCCACGGCCACCACGTCGCAGCCTGTcctcaccctccagcagatcGAGACCATTTTCTACAAGATCCAGGATATCTATGAGATCCACAAGGAGTTCTACGACAGCCTGTGCCCGAAGGTGCAGCAGTGGGACAGCAATGTCACCATGGGCCACCTCTTCCAGAAGCTG GCCAGCCAGCTGGGCGTCTACAAGGCCTTTGTGGATAACTACAAAATCGCTTTGGAGACGGCAGAGAAGTGCAGCCAGAGCAACTACCAGTTCCAGAAGATCTCAGAG GAGCTGAAGGTGAAGGGCCCCAAGGACTCCAAGGAGAGCCACACGTCCGTCACCATGGAGG CGCTGCTGTACAAACCCATCGACCGGGTGACACGGAGCACCCTCGTCCTGCAC GATCTCCTCAAGCACACCCCAGCTGACCACCCTGACTACCCACTGCTCCAGGACGCCCTCCGCATCTCCCAGAACTTCCTCTCCAGCATCAATGAGGACATCGACCCCCGGAGGACAGCGGTCACCACCCCCAAGGGCGAG ACCCGGCAGCTTGTCAAGGATGGCTTCCTGGTGGAGCTGTCGGAGGGCTCAAGGAAGCTGCGGCACGTCTTCCTCTTCACCGACGTGCTGCTCTGTGCCAAGCTGAAGAAGACAGCAGTGGG GAAGCACCAGCAGTACGACTGCAAGTGGTACGTGCCCCTGGCCGACCTGGTGTTCCCCTCGCCGGAGGAGTCGGAGCACTGCCCGCAGGTGCACGTCATCCCCGACCACGAGCTGGAGGACATGAAGATGAAGATCTCAGCCATCAAGAGCGAGGTGCAGAAGGAG AAAGCCAACAAGGGGCAGAGCCGCGCCATCGAGCGCCTCAAGAAGAAGATGTTTGAGAACGAATTCTGGCTGCTGCTCAACTCCCCTGCCATTCCCTTCCGCATCCACAACCGCAACGGGAAG AGCTACCTCTTCCTGCTCTCCTCCGACTACGAGCGGTCTGAGTGGAGGGAGGCCATCCAGAGACTGCAGAAAAAGG ACCTCCAGGCCTTTGTCCTGAGCTCAGTGGAGCTGCAGGTGCTCACAGGATCCTGCTTCAAGCTGCGCACCGTCCACAACATCCCCGTCACCAGCAACAAGGACG ATGACGAGTCCCCGGGGCTTTATGGGTTCCTGCACGTCATCGTCCACTCTGCCAAGGGCTTCAAGCAGTCAGCCA ATCTCTACTGCACACTGGAGGTGGACTCCTTTGGCTACTTTGTCAGCAAAGCCAAGACCAGGGTGTTCCGGGATACCACGGAGCCGCAGTGGAACGAG GAGTTTGAGATTGAGCTGGAGGGCTCCCAGTCCCTGCGCATCCTCTGCTACGAGAAGTGCTACGACAAGACCAAACTCAACAAGGACAACAACGAAATTGTGGACAAGATCATGGGCAAGGGGCAGATCCAG CTGGACCCACAGGCCGTGCAGACCAAGAACTGGCACATGGATGTGATAGAGATGAACGGA ATCAAGGTGGAGTTCTCCATGAAGTTCACAAGCAGGGACATGAGCCTGAAGAGGACCCCGTCCAAAAAGCAGACCGGTGTCTTCGGGGTGAAAATCAGTGTTGTGACAAA GCGCGAGCGCTCCAAGGTGCCTTACATCGTGCGCCAGTGCGTGGAGGAGGTGGAGAAGAGGGGCATTGAAGAGGTTGGCATCTACAGGATCTCTGGAGTGGCCACTGACATCCAGGCGTTGAAAGCTGTCTTTGATGCGA ATAACAAGGACATCCTGGtgatgctgagtgacatggaCATCAATGCCATCGCTGGCACGCTGAAGCTGTACTTCCGAGAGCTGCCCGAGCCCCTCCTCACTGACAGGCTCTACCCTGCCTTCATGGAGGGCATCG CTCTCTCAGATCCTGCTGCCAAGGAGAACTGCATGATGCACCTTCTCCGCTCGCTGCCTGACCCCAACCTCATCACCTTCCTCTTCCTGCTGGAGCACTTGAAAAG
- the ABR gene encoding active breakpoint cluster region-related protein isoform X1, whose product MEPLSHRGLPRLSWIDTLYSNFNYGADEYDAEGNEEPKALPEGSETMPYIDESPTMSPQLSARGQDGGDGVSPTPTDGLGTGGERDAGKGLEMRKLVLSGFLASEEIYINQLEALLLPMKPLKATATTSQPVLTLQQIETIFYKIQDIYEIHKEFYDSLCPKVQQWDSNVTMGHLFQKLASQLGVYKAFVDNYKIALETAEKCSQSNYQFQKISEELKVKGPKDSKESHTSVTMEALLYKPIDRVTRSTLVLHDLLKHTPADHPDYPLLQDALRISQNFLSSINEDIDPRRTAVTTPKGETRQLVKDGFLVELSEGSRKLRHVFLFTDVLLCAKLKKTAVGKHQQYDCKWYVPLADLVFPSPEESEHCPQVHVIPDHELEDMKMKISAIKSEVQKEKANKGQSRAIERLKKKMFENEFWLLLNSPAIPFRIHNRNGKSYLFLLSSDYERSEWREAIQRLQKKDLQAFVLSSVELQVLTGSCFKLRTVHNIPVTSNKDDDESPGLYGFLHVIVHSAKGFKQSANLYCTLEVDSFGYFVSKAKTRVFRDTTEPQWNEEFEIELEGSQSLRILCYEKCYDKTKLNKDNNEIVDKIMGKGQIQLDPQAVQTKNWHMDVIEMNGIKVEFSMKFTSRDMSLKRTPSKKQTGVFGVKISVVTKRERSKVPYIVRQCVEEVEKRGIEEVGIYRISGVATDIQALKAVFDANNKDILVMLSDMDINAIAGTLKLYFRELPEPLLTDRLYPAFMEGIALSDPAAKENCMMHLLRSLPDPNLITFLFLLEHLKRVAEKEPINKMSLHNLATVFGPTLLRPSEGESKAHLTLASDIWSHDVMAQVQVLLYYLQHPPISFSELKRNTLYFSTDV is encoded by the exons ATGGAGCCGCTGAGCCACCGCGGCCTGCCGCGCCTCTCCTGGATCGACACCCTCTACAGCA ACTTCAACTATGGCGCGGACGAGTACGACGCCGAGGGCAACGAGGAGCCCAAGGCGCTGCCGGAGGGCTCGGAAACCATGCCCTACATCGATGAGTCGCCCACCATGTCCCCCCAGCTCAGCGCCCGCGGCCAGGACGGCGGGGACGGTGTGTCACCCACGCCCACCGATGGCCTCGGCACAGGG GGCGAGCGGGACGCTGGCAAAGGCCTGGAGATGCGGAAGTTGGTGCTGTCCGGTTTCCTGGCCAGCGAGGAGATCTACATCAACCAGCTGGAGGCCCTCTTGTtg CCCATGAAGCCACTGAAGGCCACGGCCACCACGTCGCAGCCTGTcctcaccctccagcagatcGAGACCATTTTCTACAAGATCCAGGATATCTATGAGATCCACAAGGAGTTCTACGACAGCCTGTGCCCGAAGGTGCAGCAGTGGGACAGCAATGTCACCATGGGCCACCTCTTCCAGAAGCTG GCCAGCCAGCTGGGCGTCTACAAGGCCTTTGTGGATAACTACAAAATCGCTTTGGAGACGGCAGAGAAGTGCAGCCAGAGCAACTACCAGTTCCAGAAGATCTCAGAG GAGCTGAAGGTGAAGGGCCCCAAGGACTCCAAGGAGAGCCACACGTCCGTCACCATGGAGG CGCTGCTGTACAAACCCATCGACCGGGTGACACGGAGCACCCTCGTCCTGCAC GATCTCCTCAAGCACACCCCAGCTGACCACCCTGACTACCCACTGCTCCAGGACGCCCTCCGCATCTCCCAGAACTTCCTCTCCAGCATCAATGAGGACATCGACCCCCGGAGGACAGCGGTCACCACCCCCAAGGGCGAG ACCCGGCAGCTTGTCAAGGATGGCTTCCTGGTGGAGCTGTCGGAGGGCTCAAGGAAGCTGCGGCACGTCTTCCTCTTCACCGACGTGCTGCTCTGTGCCAAGCTGAAGAAGACAGCAGTGGG GAAGCACCAGCAGTACGACTGCAAGTGGTACGTGCCCCTGGCCGACCTGGTGTTCCCCTCGCCGGAGGAGTCGGAGCACTGCCCGCAGGTGCACGTCATCCCCGACCACGAGCTGGAGGACATGAAGATGAAGATCTCAGCCATCAAGAGCGAGGTGCAGAAGGAG AAAGCCAACAAGGGGCAGAGCCGCGCCATCGAGCGCCTCAAGAAGAAGATGTTTGAGAACGAATTCTGGCTGCTGCTCAACTCCCCTGCCATTCCCTTCCGCATCCACAACCGCAACGGGAAG AGCTACCTCTTCCTGCTCTCCTCCGACTACGAGCGGTCTGAGTGGAGGGAGGCCATCCAGAGACTGCAGAAAAAGG ACCTCCAGGCCTTTGTCCTGAGCTCAGTGGAGCTGCAGGTGCTCACAGGATCCTGCTTCAAGCTGCGCACCGTCCACAACATCCCCGTCACCAGCAACAAGGACG ATGACGAGTCCCCGGGGCTTTATGGGTTCCTGCACGTCATCGTCCACTCTGCCAAGGGCTTCAAGCAGTCAGCCA ATCTCTACTGCACACTGGAGGTGGACTCCTTTGGCTACTTTGTCAGCAAAGCCAAGACCAGGGTGTTCCGGGATACCACGGAGCCGCAGTGGAACGAG GAGTTTGAGATTGAGCTGGAGGGCTCCCAGTCCCTGCGCATCCTCTGCTACGAGAAGTGCTACGACAAGACCAAACTCAACAAGGACAACAACGAAATTGTGGACAAGATCATGGGCAAGGGGCAGATCCAG CTGGACCCACAGGCCGTGCAGACCAAGAACTGGCACATGGATGTGATAGAGATGAACGGA ATCAAGGTGGAGTTCTCCATGAAGTTCACAAGCAGGGACATGAGCCTGAAGAGGACCCCGTCCAAAAAGCAGACCGGTGTCTTCGGGGTGAAAATCAGTGTTGTGACAAA GCGCGAGCGCTCCAAGGTGCCTTACATCGTGCGCCAGTGCGTGGAGGAGGTGGAGAAGAGGGGCATTGAAGAGGTTGGCATCTACAGGATCTCTGGAGTGGCCACTGACATCCAGGCGTTGAAAGCTGTCTTTGATGCGA ATAACAAGGACATCCTGGtgatgctgagtgacatggaCATCAATGCCATCGCTGGCACGCTGAAGCTGTACTTCCGAGAGCTGCCCGAGCCCCTCCTCACTGACAGGCTCTACCCTGCCTTCATGGAGGGCATCG CTCTCTCAGATCCTGCTGCCAAGGAGAACTGCATGATGCACCTTCTCCGCTCGCTGCCTGACCCCAACCTCATCACCTTCCTCTTCCTGCTGGAGCACTTGAAAAG